A stretch of DNA from Cupriavidus taiwanensis:
GGATCGTTCAGCGAGAAGATGGCGCGCAGGCGCTGCCAGCCCGCGCGCAGCGCGAGGCGGCCGCCTGGTGTCAGGCTCGAATCAGCATTCCGGGGGAACTGGGGCATGAAGTGCACGGGTCCGGGGAAGTTTGTAACAGGGGGATTCTAGCAGTCATCGGCGCCACTTTTGGCCAATTCGCGTAATCCCCGCGGCAACCGCGCCGGAATTGGGCAGAACCGGCGCCACGGCGGCACCGAGGCGCCGTCGATACCGGCGACCACACTTCTGGCTGGCCGCCCGGCCTACAGCCGGCGCGGATCCGCCGCATCGGCGTCGTCGCCGTCGTCCGCCACGCCATCGTAGTCGCCCTCGCCGGCGTCATCGCCGGCGTCATCGGACTGCGCCACCTCATCCAGGCGCGGATCATAGGGTTGCGGTTCGGGCGGGCGGCCGGCCAGCCATTGCGCCACCTCGACCAAGGCCTCGCGCAGCGCGTCCAGGCCCAGTCCCTCGCGCGCGCTCAGGAACACGCGGGTGGGGACGCCGTCGGCGTCGCGCTCGATGCGCGGGCCATCGGCCAACAGTTCGGGCGCGGCGTCGATCTTGTTCATCACCACGATCTGCGGGATGTCCAGCGCGTTGATTTCGGCCAGCACCCGGTTGACCTGCTCGATCTGTTCGTGGCGCACCGGGCTCGATGCATCGACCACATGCAGCAGCAGGTCCGCATGCACGGTCTCGTCGAGCGTGGCACGGAACGCCGCCACCAGCTGCGTCGGCAGGTCGCGGATAAAGCCGACCGTGTCCGACAGCACCACGTTGCCCAGGCCGTCCAGGAACAGCCGGCGCGAGGTGGTGTCGAGCGTGGCGAAGAGCTGGTTGGCCGCATACGCGCCGGCCTTGGTCAGCGCGTTGAACAGGGTCGACTTGCCCGCGTTGGTGTAGCCCACCAGCGAGATGCTGAGGGTGTCATTGCGCGCGCGCGCACGCCGCTGGGTGCTGTGCTGGCGCT
This window harbors:
- the hflX gene encoding GTPase HflX, whose translation is MDPRATSNTAPSRAILVGVDFGKHDFQESLSELALLTTTAGSLPVHTLTGRRSRPDPALFIGSGKAEELKEAADALDADVVVFNHALSPAQQRNLERFLHRHVIDRTGLILDIFGQRAQSHVGKVQVELAQVQYRASRLVRAWSHLERQKGGIGMRGGPGERQLELDRRMLDERAKRLKSDLSRLQRQHSTQRRARARNDTLSISLVGYTNAGKSTLFNALTKAGAYAANQLFATLDTTSRRLFLDGLGNVVLSDTVGFIRDLPTQLVAAFRATLDETVHADLLLHVVDASSPVRHEQIEQVNRVLAEINALDIPQIVVMNKIDAAPELLADGPRIERDADGVPTRVFLSAREGLGLDALREALVEVAQWLAGRPPEPQPYDPRLDEVAQSDDAGDDAGEGDYDGVADDGDDADAADPRRL